The following proteins are co-located in the Helicobacteraceae bacterium genome:
- a CDS encoding AAA family ATPase, producing the protein MTFGKLNSLQIALLSGAGVLLIIGIAVSEPWYAPLVTLIACGAAAVAFLQNRLVKQPPKYNAAAKSAESESSFVPTRSSVTFNMVAGLKSVREELDEIVDYFKNPSKYKRFGVVLPRGVLLAGPPGVGKTLMARAIAGEAGVSFFYASGSSFAHLYVGVGPKKVAELFAAARKSAPSIIFIDEIDAVGKTRGGARSDERENTLNQLLTEMDGFESHSGVVVLAATNRIELLDGALLRPGRFDRRIEIGLPNAADRKEILKIAFKDKPHALNLAKLAEKTVGFSGAALAALSNEAALYALKRNAEKIEHSDIEAVKEKVISLKKSGEWLEENMREKRARYQAAKAFAAKRFGLRFEAAKLAGDFLQDHESVSLETELSALLYARLGGVSWWRYADEKGASFCESDVAAARKIAERYIAIYDPSNRFGGAQQLIERAMETASDNIDGEAIERIAKLLLEKESVSFEVL; encoded by the coding sequence ATGACGTTTGGAAAGTTAAACAGCCTTCAAATCGCTTTGCTATCGGGGGCGGGAGTATTGTTGATTATTGGTATTGCCGTCAGCGAGCCGTGGTACGCGCCGCTCGTAACGCTTATAGCTTGCGGAGCGGCGGCGGTCGCTTTCTTGCAAAACCGTCTTGTTAAGCAGCCGCCAAAATATAACGCGGCGGCGAAAAGCGCGGAGAGCGAGTCGAGTTTTGTCCCTACGCGATCAAGCGTTACTTTTAATATGGTAGCCGGGTTAAAATCCGTGCGCGAGGAGTTAGACGAAATTGTGGATTATTTCAAAAACCCCTCTAAATATAAGCGTTTCGGCGTCGTTTTGCCGCGCGGCGTTTTGCTAGCGGGACCGCCGGGCGTAGGCAAAACGCTTATGGCGAGAGCGATTGCGGGCGAAGCGGGCGTTTCGTTTTTCTACGCTTCGGGTTCAAGTTTCGCGCACCTATACGTGGGAGTAGGACCAAAAAAAGTCGCCGAGCTGTTCGCGGCGGCTAGGAAGAGCGCGCCGTCGATCATTTTTATCGACGAGATCGACGCGGTCGGCAAAACGCGCGGCGGCGCGAGAAGCGACGAGCGGGAAAACACGCTGAATCAACTGCTAACCGAGATGGACGGCTTTGAAAGTCATAGCGGCGTAGTCGTTTTGGCGGCGACGAATCGCATCGAGTTGTTAGACGGCGCGCTATTGCGTCCGGGGAGATTTGATCGGCGTATCGAGATCGGACTGCCAAACGCCGCCGATCGCAAAGAGATACTAAAAATCGCGTTCAAAGATAAACCGCACGCGCTCAATCTCGCCAAATTAGCGGAGAAAACCGTAGGTTTCAGCGGCGCGGCGCTCGCCGCGCTCTCGAACGAGGCGGCGCTATACGCGCTAAAACGAAACGCGGAAAAGATCGAGCATAGCGATATAGAGGCGGTAAAAGAGAAGGTTATCAGCCTCAAAAAAAGCGGCGAGTGGCTCGAGGAGAATATGCGCGAGAAACGCGCGCGTTACCAAGCGGCTAAGGCGTTCGCGGCAAAGCGTTTTGGGTTGAGGTTTGAGGCGGCGAAATTGGCGGGCGATTTTCTTCAAGACCACGAATCCGTTTCGCTTGAAACGGAGTTATCCGCGCTTTTATACGCGCGGCTAGGCGGTGTCTCGTGGTGGCGATACGCCGACGAAAAAGGCGCGAGCTTCTGCGAAAGCGACGTCGCCGCCGCGCGAAAAATCGCCGAGCGGTATATCGCGATATACGATCCGAGCAATCGTTTCGGCGG